In Methanothermococcus thermolithotrophicus DSM 2095, one DNA window encodes the following:
- a CDS encoding cation:proton antiporter (subunit G of antiporter complex involved in resistance to high concentrations of Na+, K+, Li+ and/or alkali) → MLEDIVLILASIGIILASIRLWIEKDGKNMVYARLHIAGVIDIACIVILLVLNQPLLALIYLVLCPFAAHAIANADYYDELNKNRVEK, encoded by the coding sequence ATGCTCGAAGATATCGTTTTAATACTTGCTTCAATAGGCATAATTCTCGCCTCAATAAGGCTTTGGATTGAAAAAGACGGAAAAAACATGGTCTATGCAAGGTTGCATATCGCAGGAGTTATTGACATAGCTTGTATTGTTATACTTCTGGTTTTAAATCAACCATTATTGGCTTTAATTTACTTAGTACTCTGTCCATTTGCAGCTCACGCAATTGCCAACGCCGATTATTACGATGAGCTAAACAAGAATAGGGTGGAAAAATGA
- a CDS encoding deoxyuridine 5'-triphosphate nucleotidohydrolase produces the protein MTHENLWFSSRNQRRKIMIIGAKISKNFIEVKDDIQIQQCGIDLRVGKIYKIVGKGTIDFTNEKRELPEHVEIFDSEKDEKIDLGVGIYAVKVADRIKVPNNAGGFAYPRSSLLRMGATLYTAVHDPGYEGYPTYLMHVLNPITVYKNARIAQIVFVECNEVNGEYEGIYNEKK, from the coding sequence TTGACTCACGAAAACCTTTGGTTTTCGTCAAGAAATCAAAGGAGGAAAATTATGATCATCGGAGCAAAAATATCAAAAAATTTTATTGAAGTTAAAGATGATATTCAAATCCAGCAGTGTGGAATCGATTTAAGAGTTGGAAAAATCTACAAGATTGTTGGGAAAGGAACCATCGATTTTACAAATGAAAAAAGAGAGCTCCCTGAACATGTTGAAATTTTTGACTCTGAAAAGGATGAAAAAATCGATTTAGGTGTTGGAATTTATGCAGTAAAGGTTGCAGATAGGATAAAGGTACCTAACAATGCAGGAGGTTTTGCCTATCCAAGAAGTAGCTTGTTGAGAATGGGGGCAACACTTTACACCGCAGTTCATGACCCGGGATACGAAGGTTATCCAACCTATTTAATGCATGTTTTAAATCCTATTACAGTTTATAAAAACGCCAGAATTGCTCAAATAGTTTTTGTTGAATGTAACGAAGTTAACGGAGAGTACGAAGGAATCTATAACGAGAAAAAATAA
- a CDS encoding DUF4040 domain-containing protein, translated as MSIYLEIFIMAIVLMSYIGALIQKDLIKCVVLTGLGGLGLAYIFSSLLAPDVALTEAILGGAVLPAFFAFTVRRTQRMDE; from the coding sequence ATGAGCATATACTTGGAAATATTTATAATGGCCATTGTATTGATGTCATACATCGGAGCTCTAATTCAAAAGGACTTGATTAAATGTGTAGTTTTAACGGGTTTGGGCGGTTTAGGACTTGCGTATATTTTTAGTTCGTTACTTGCTCCAGATGTTGCATTAACTGAAGCAATACTTGGTGGGGCTGTTTTACCTGCATTTTTTGCATTTACGGTTAGAAGAACCCAGAGAATGGATGAATGA
- the sppA gene encoding signal peptide peptidase SppA — translation MKKIYAFSLIAFVAVIALILGGILMILSSESDFGDGNIAVINLDDMIVSKTEDSGLFGEIQPDVNDYINLLEEAENNDNIDAVILRINSPGGEVIASEKLARKIKEVSEKKTVVAYIETLGASGSYMAAASTDYIVAEKHSIVGSIGVRMDIVHYYGLMEKLGVNATVIKAGEYKDIGSPYRPMTPEEKAYLEKMINETYLDFVKWVAENRNMTLNETLKVADGKIYSGSDAQKVGLVDEVGTEEDAINAAARLANISSPKTVEYNPADSLGLFGVVYNLGYGIGKGFGETMNMAEKFKSYNLYY, via the coding sequence ATGAAGAAAATATATGCGTTCTCGTTAATAGCCTTTGTAGCGGTTATTGCATTGATACTTGGCGGCATTTTAATGATATTGTCGTCTGAATCAGATTTTGGGGACGGAAACATTGCCGTTATAAATCTTGACGATATGATAGTTTCAAAGACTGAGGATTCAGGATTATTTGGTGAGATTCAACCTGATGTAAATGACTATATCAATTTATTGGAAGAAGCCGAAAATAACGACAATATTGATGCGGTGATTTTAAGGATTAATTCACCAGGTGGAGAAGTTATAGCAAGTGAGAAACTTGCAAGAAAGATAAAGGAAGTCTCTGAAAAAAAGACCGTTGTGGCATACATTGAAACTTTAGGAGCATCTGGTTCGTACATGGCAGCAGCTTCTACTGATTACATCGTAGCTGAAAAGCACTCTATTGTAGGTAGTATTGGGGTAAGGATGGATATTGTTCATTATTATGGTTTAATGGAAAAACTCGGTGTAAATGCAACAGTTATAAAGGCCGGGGAATATAAAGACATAGGGTCACCATACAGACCAATGACTCCTGAAGAAAAGGCATACTTGGAAAAAATGATAAATGAAACCTACCTAGACTTTGTTAAATGGGTTGCAGAAAATAGAAACATGACACTAAACGAAACTTTAAAGGTAGCCGATGGTAAGATATACAGTGGATCGGATGCTCAAAAAGTTGGTTTAGTGGACGAGGTAGGAACCGAGGAAGACGCCATTAATGCAGCTGCTAGGCTGGCAAACATAAGTTCTCCAAAAACTGTTGAATACAATCCAGCAGATTCTTTAGGTTTATTTGGTGTAGTGTACAACTTAGGATACGGTATTGGCAAGGGTTTTGGAGAAACCATGAATATGGCAGAAAAGTTTAAATCATACAATTTGTACTATTAA
- a CDS encoding RNA-binding domain-containing protein, producing MIIKIKTRIKPTEDIEKIKKAMVNIFPDVKIAIEEDEKYILGEATDISRFKELIRSQAILDTARMILEKGIRKKHSEPYLTTFKINKQAAFVNNLNFDEDIHGGMKIKIIAEEGEDLMKIIKDIAPRTKNGVIVDEDELEEQ from the coding sequence ATGATTATTAAAATAAAAACCAGAATAAAACCAACGGAAGACATAGAAAAAATCAAAAAGGCTATGGTTAACATTTTTCCCGATGTAAAAATTGCGATAGAAGAAGATGAAAAATATATTCTAGGGGAAGCCACTGACATAAGTAGGTTTAAAGAACTTATAAGAAGTCAGGCCATACTAGATACTGCAAGAATGATACTAGAAAAAGGTATAAGAAAGAAACATTCTGAACCATATTTAACAACATTCAAAATAAACAAACAGGCGGCATTTGTAAATAACCTAAATTTCGATGAAGATATCCACGGTGGAATGAAAATAAAAATAATTGCAGAAGAAGGGGAGGACTTAATGAAGATAATAAAGGATATTGCACCTAGAACCAAAAACGGTGTAATTGTAGATGAGGATGAGCTGGAAGAACAATAG
- a CDS encoding pyridoxal phosphate-dependent aminotransferase: protein MISNRCKNIEPSEIRKIFNMATESSINLGIGEPDFDTPKHVIDAAKKALDEGKTHYTPNNGIPELREAICKKLKNDNNLDVDLNNIMVTCGASEALMLSVMALVNKGDEVLIPDPGFVSYKSLTQLYEGKIVPMNLDEEFKLDIEEIKNSISDKTKCIILNSPSNPTGRVMDKEEIKAICEIAEDKDIVIISDEIYEKIIYDKKHHSPMEFTDNCILINGFSKSHSMTGWRIGYLAVNDNLNEKYDIIENMVKVHQYGFACATSFAQYGALAALEGSQKCVEDMVKEFRRRRDLIVNGLKNFFDVVIPEGAFYVFPNVGEHGSGMEVAQKLIENKILCVPGIAFGKNGENNVRFSYATKYEDIEKALEIMEKLF, encoded by the coding sequence ATGATTTCAAACAGATGTAAAAATATAGAACCTTCAGAGATAAGAAAAATATTCAACATGGCTACTGAGAGCTCGATAAATTTAGGGATAGGAGAACCAGATTTTGATACTCCAAAACATGTAATAGATGCTGCAAAAAAAGCTTTAGATGAAGGTAAAACCCATTACACCCCAAACAATGGAATTCCAGAACTTAGGGAAGCCATATGTAAAAAGTTAAAAAATGACAACAACTTGGATGTAGATTTAAACAATATTATGGTTACATGCGGAGCTTCTGAAGCTCTTATGTTGTCGGTCATGGCTCTTGTAAACAAGGGGGACGAAGTTTTGATTCCAGATCCAGGTTTTGTTTCATATAAATCACTAACTCAGCTCTACGAAGGGAAAATAGTTCCAATGAACCTTGATGAGGAGTTTAAGTTAGATATTGAAGAAATTAAAAACAGTATATCCGATAAAACAAAGTGTATCATATTAAATTCACCATCCAATCCAACTGGAAGGGTCATGGATAAGGAAGAGATAAAGGCAATTTGTGAAATAGCCGAAGATAAGGATATTGTTATAATTTCAGACGAAATTTACGAAAAAATAATTTACGACAAAAAACACCACTCTCCTATGGAATTTACCGATAACTGTATTTTAATAAATGGATTTTCAAAATCCCACTCAATGACTGGCTGGAGAATAGGTTATTTGGCAGTTAACGACAATTTAAATGAGAAATACGATATAATCGAAAACATGGTCAAAGTACATCAGTACGGTTTTGCATGTGCTACATCCTTTGCCCAGTACGGAGCTCTGGCTGCTTTAGAAGGTAGTCAAAAGTGTGTTGAAGATATGGTAAAGGAATTTAGGAGAAGAAGGGACTTAATAGTAAATGGTTTGAAAAACTTCTTTGATGTTGTAATTCCTGAAGGGGCTTTCTATGTATTTCCAAATGTTGGTGAACACGGCTCTGGAATGGAAGTTGCTCAAAAACTCATTGAGAATAAAATATTATGCGTTCCAGGTATTGCCTTTGGTAAAAACGGGGAGAATAATGTTAGATTCTCGTATGCTACAAAGTATGAGGACATAGAAAAAGCACTGGAAATAATGGAGAAATTATTCTAA